One Vitis vinifera cultivar Pinot Noir 40024 chromosome 8, ASM3070453v1 genomic window carries:
- the LOC100256186 gene encoding F-box protein PP2-A15 isoform X2 — protein sequence MGAALSNLTEGANGSTIGPGLGDIPESCVACVFLYLTPPEICNLARLNRAFRGAASSDSVWESKLPSNYQDLLDLLPPERYHNLSKKDIFALLSRPVPFDNGNKEVWLDRDTGRICMAISAKGMVITGIEDRRYWNWIPTEESRFHVVAYLQQIWWFEVDGVVKFHFPADVYTLSFRLQLGRFSKRLGRRVPNFEHTHGWDIKPVRFQLSTSDGQQASFECCLDETEREDANGNHKRGCWIDYKVGEFIVTDSEPATEVRFSMKQIDCTHSKGGICVDSVFIIPSDLRGRKRRGVLKKP from the exons ATGGGTGCAGCGCTCTCCAACCTGACCGAAGGCGCTAACGGCTCGACCATCGGTCCTGGTCTCGGTGACATACCTGAGAGTTGCGTCGCTTGCGTCTTTCTTTATCTCACTCCTCCTGAAATTTGCAATCTCGCTCGCCTGAACCGGGCCTTTCGTGGCGCTGCATCCTCCGATTCCGTGTGGGAGTCCAAGTTGCCTTCTAATTACCAGGATCTTCTTGACCTATTGCCTCCTGAACGCTACCATAATTTGTCTAAGAAGGACATCTTTGCCCTCCTTTCTCGTCCCGTGCCGTTTGATAATGGCAACAAG GAAGTATGGCTGGACAGGGATACAGGTAGGATTTGCATGGCTATCTCGGCAAAGGGGATGGTGATAACTGGGATAGAAGATAGAAGATACTGGAACTGGATACCTACAGAAGAATCTAG GTTCCATGTTGTGGCCTATTTGCAGCAAATCTGGTGGTTTGAAGTAGATggggtagtcaagttccattttCCAGCTGATGTCTATACTCTATCTTTCAGGCTTCAGCTAGGAAGATTTTCCAAAAGGCTGGGGCGACGTGTGCCCAATTTCGAACACACTCATGGTTGGGATATAAAGCCAGTACGATTCCAGTTGTCTACTTCAGATGGTCAGCAAGCATCATTTGAGTGCTGTTTAGATGAGACTGAACGTGAAGATGCAAATGGAAACCACAAGCGTGGGTGCTGGATAGATTATAAGGTAGGAGAATTCATTGTCACTGACTCAGAACCTGCCACTGAAGTAAGGTTTTCCATGAAACAGATTGATTGTACACATTCCAAAGGTGGGATTTGTGTAGATTCTGTATTTATTATCCCCAGTGATTTGAGAGGGCGAAAAAGAAGAGGAGTTTTGAAGAAGCCATGA
- the LOC100256186 gene encoding F-box protein PP2-A15 isoform X1, giving the protein MGAALSNLTEGANGSTIGPGLGDIPESCVACVFLYLTPPEICNLARLNRAFRGAASSDSVWESKLPSNYQDLLDLLPPERYHNLSKKDIFALLSRPVPFDNGNKEVWLDRDTGRICMAISAKGMVITGIEDRRYWNWIPTEESRQVDQRTHLHMAILYMFVPRLTRLSRFHVVAYLQQIWWFEVDGVVKFHFPADVYTLSFRLQLGRFSKRLGRRVPNFEHTHGWDIKPVRFQLSTSDGQQASFECCLDETEREDANGNHKRGCWIDYKVGEFIVTDSEPATEVRFSMKQIDCTHSKGGICVDSVFIIPSDLRGRKRRGVLKKP; this is encoded by the exons ATGGGTGCAGCGCTCTCCAACCTGACCGAAGGCGCTAACGGCTCGACCATCGGTCCTGGTCTCGGTGACATACCTGAGAGTTGCGTCGCTTGCGTCTTTCTTTATCTCACTCCTCCTGAAATTTGCAATCTCGCTCGCCTGAACCGGGCCTTTCGTGGCGCTGCATCCTCCGATTCCGTGTGGGAGTCCAAGTTGCCTTCTAATTACCAGGATCTTCTTGACCTATTGCCTCCTGAACGCTACCATAATTTGTCTAAGAAGGACATCTTTGCCCTCCTTTCTCGTCCCGTGCCGTTTGATAATGGCAACAAG GAAGTATGGCTGGACAGGGATACAGGTAGGATTTGCATGGCTATCTCGGCAAAGGGGATGGTGATAACTGGGATAGAAGATAGAAGATACTGGAACTGGATACCTACAGAAGAATCTAG ACAAGTGGACCAGCGGACTCATCTTCACATGGCAATCTTGTACATGTTTGTGCCTCGATTAACCAGATTATCTAG GTTCCATGTTGTGGCCTATTTGCAGCAAATCTGGTGGTTTGAAGTAGATggggtagtcaagttccattttCCAGCTGATGTCTATACTCTATCTTTCAGGCTTCAGCTAGGAAGATTTTCCAAAAGGCTGGGGCGACGTGTGCCCAATTTCGAACACACTCATGGTTGGGATATAAAGCCAGTACGATTCCAGTTGTCTACTTCAGATGGTCAGCAAGCATCATTTGAGTGCTGTTTAGATGAGACTGAACGTGAAGATGCAAATGGAAACCACAAGCGTGGGTGCTGGATAGATTATAAGGTAGGAGAATTCATTGTCACTGACTCAGAACCTGCCACTGAAGTAAGGTTTTCCATGAAACAGATTGATTGTACACATTCCAAAGGTGGGATTTGTGTAGATTCTGTATTTATTATCCCCAGTGATTTGAGAGGGCGAAAAAGAAGAGGAGTTTTGAAGAAGCCATGA
- the LOC100251028 gene encoding putative homeobox-leucine zipper protein ATHB-51 isoform X2, whose product MPRLVSPVSPLCPSLWSITSSQHRPSPYIGVDREETDKRKEADMDWNGNLRPFVSRPESSFTFLYNYNYDPYPGMEVKHPVSAETAHAMVRPMDKSSYGNQEKKKRLTNEQLESLERSFQEEIKLEPDRKMKLARELGLQPRQIAVWFQNRRARWKTKELERLYDVLKQEYDLMSKEKQKLQEEVSKLKGILREQATRKQVSMGYTEVSGEETVESTSITIRSSNKPRGLSHQIADCNYVYTAEEYNPVSPPYWGVLPPYPST is encoded by the exons ATGCCACGCCTCGTTAGCCCAGTTTCACCCCTCTGTCCCTCTCTGTGGTCCATCACCAGCTCTCAACACAGACCAAGCCCATATATTGGGGTAGATAGGGAGGAGAcagacaaaagaaaagaagcagATATGGATTGGAATGGCAACTTAAGACCCTTTGTTTCACGCCCAGAGAGTTCCTTCACCTTCCTCTACAACTATAACTACGACCCATATCCAG GGATGGAGGTTAAGCACCCAGTATCAGCGGAGACAGCCCATGCAATGGTTCGGCCTATGGACAAGAGTAGTTATGGAAACCAGGAAAAGAAGAAGCGACTAACAAATGAACAGCTAGAGTCGCTGGAGAGGAGTTTCCAGGAGGAGATAAAGCTCGAACCAGATAGAAAAATGAAGCTAGCACGAGAGCTTGGGCTCCAGCCGCGACAAATCGCAGTTTGGTTCCAGAACAGGCGCGCTAGGTGGAAGACGAAGGAGCTGGAACGCTTATATGATGTCCTTAAACAAGAGTACGATCTCATGTCCAAGGAGAAGCAAAAGCTCCAAGAAGAG GTTTCAAAATTGAAAGGTATCCTTAGGGAGCAGGCGACTAGGAAGCAAGTATCCATGGGCTACACAGAGGTTTCCGGGGAAGAGACTGTGGAGAGCACATCCATCACGATTCGTAGCTCCAACAAGCCACGAGGATTAAGTCATCAAATTGCTGACTGCAACTATGTGTACACCGCGGAGGAATATAACCCAGTGTCGCCCCCTTATTGGGGTGTTCTGCCGCCTTATCCTTCAACCTAG
- the LOC100251028 gene encoding putative homeobox-leucine zipper protein ATHB-51 isoform X1 codes for MPRLVSPVSPLCPSLWSITSSQHRPSPYIGVDREETDKRKEADMDWNGNLRPFVSRPESSFTFLYNYNYDPYPVSGMEVKHPVSAETAHAMVRPMDKSSYGNQEKKKRLTNEQLESLERSFQEEIKLEPDRKMKLARELGLQPRQIAVWFQNRRARWKTKELERLYDVLKQEYDLMSKEKQKLQEEVSKLKGILREQATRKQVSMGYTEVSGEETVESTSITIRSSNKPRGLSHQIADCNYVYTAEEYNPVSPPYWGVLPPYPST; via the exons ATGCCACGCCTCGTTAGCCCAGTTTCACCCCTCTGTCCCTCTCTGTGGTCCATCACCAGCTCTCAACACAGACCAAGCCCATATATTGGGGTAGATAGGGAGGAGAcagacaaaagaaaagaagcagATATGGATTGGAATGGCAACTTAAGACCCTTTGTTTCACGCCCAGAGAGTTCCTTCACCTTCCTCTACAACTATAACTACGACCCATATCCAG TTTCAGGGATGGAGGTTAAGCACCCAGTATCAGCGGAGACAGCCCATGCAATGGTTCGGCCTATGGACAAGAGTAGTTATGGAAACCAGGAAAAGAAGAAGCGACTAACAAATGAACAGCTAGAGTCGCTGGAGAGGAGTTTCCAGGAGGAGATAAAGCTCGAACCAGATAGAAAAATGAAGCTAGCACGAGAGCTTGGGCTCCAGCCGCGACAAATCGCAGTTTGGTTCCAGAACAGGCGCGCTAGGTGGAAGACGAAGGAGCTGGAACGCTTATATGATGTCCTTAAACAAGAGTACGATCTCATGTCCAAGGAGAAGCAAAAGCTCCAAGAAGAG GTTTCAAAATTGAAAGGTATCCTTAGGGAGCAGGCGACTAGGAAGCAAGTATCCATGGGCTACACAGAGGTTTCCGGGGAAGAGACTGTGGAGAGCACATCCATCACGATTCGTAGCTCCAACAAGCCACGAGGATTAAGTCATCAAATTGCTGACTGCAACTATGTGTACACCGCGGAGGAATATAACCCAGTGTCGCCCCCTTATTGGGGTGTTCTGCCGCCTTATCCTTCAACCTAG
- the LOC100245887 gene encoding large ribosomal subunit protein eL24 — MVLKTELCRFSGAKIYPGKGIRFVRSDSQVFLFANSKCKRYFHNRLKPSKLTWTAMYRKQHKKDIAQEAVKKRRRATKKPYSRSIVGATLEVIQKRRTEKAEVRDAAREAALREIKERIKKTKDEKKAKKAEVMAKVQKTQGKGNVPKGAAAPKGPKIGGGGGKR, encoded by the exons ATGGTTCTCAA AACTGAACTCTGCCGATTCAGTGGTGCCAAGATATACCCTGGGAAAGGAATCAGATTTGTTCGTTCAGATTCTCAG GTGTTTCTATTTGCCAATTCAAAATGCAAGAGGTACTTCCACAACCGGCTGAAGCCATCAAAGCTTACCTGGACAGCCATGTACAGGAAGCAACATAAAAAG GATATTGCTCAAGAGGCTGTAAAGAAGAGGCGTCGTGCCACCAAAAAGCCCTACTCTAGGTCCATTGTGGGTGCTACATTGGAGGTTATCCAGAAGAGAAGAACCGAGAAAGCAGAAGTCAGAGATGCTGCCAGGGAGGCTGCTCTTCG TGAAATTAAGGAAAGAATCAAGAAGACCAAGGATGAAAAGAAGGCAAAGAAGGCAGAAGTGATGGCTAAGGTGCAGAAGACACAGGGCAAGGGTAACGTTCCCAAGGGTGCTGCTGCTCCAAAGGGCCCTAAAattggaggtggtggtggtaaGCGCTGA